One genomic region from Burkholderia latens encodes:
- the flgG gene encoding flagellar basal-body rod protein FlgG, which produces MNRSLYIAATGMNAQQAQMDVISNNLANTSTNGFKASRAVFEDLLYQTIRQPGANSTQQTELPSGLQLGTGVQQVATERLYTQGGLTQTGNSKDVAINGAGFFQVLMPDGTNAYTRDGSFQTNAQGQLVTSSGYQVLPAITVPQNAQSLTIGKDGVVSVTQPGSSNAVQIGSLQIATFINPAGLEAKGENLFAETTSSGAPNVSQPGLNGAGVLNQGYVEASNVNVVQELVNMIQTQRAYEINSKAVTTSDQMLQTVTQMKS; this is translated from the coding sequence ATGAACCGATCGCTCTACATTGCCGCCACCGGCATGAATGCGCAGCAGGCGCAGATGGACGTGATCTCGAACAACCTCGCGAACACCAGCACGAACGGCTTCAAGGCGTCGCGCGCGGTGTTCGAGGATTTGCTGTACCAGACGATCCGCCAGCCGGGCGCGAACTCGACGCAGCAGACGGAGCTGCCGTCGGGCCTGCAGCTCGGCACCGGCGTGCAGCAGGTCGCGACGGAGCGCCTGTACACGCAGGGCGGCCTGACGCAAACCGGCAACTCGAAGGACGTCGCGATCAACGGCGCGGGCTTCTTCCAGGTGCTGATGCCGGATGGCACGAACGCGTATACGCGCGACGGCTCGTTTCAGACCAACGCGCAGGGGCAGCTCGTCACGTCGAGCGGCTACCAGGTTCTGCCGGCGATCACGGTGCCGCAGAACGCGCAGTCGCTGACGATCGGCAAGGACGGCGTCGTGTCGGTCACGCAGCCGGGTTCGAGCAACGCGGTGCAGATCGGCTCGCTGCAGATCGCGACCTTCATCAACCCGGCCGGCCTCGAGGCGAAGGGCGAGAACCTGTTCGCCGAGACCACGTCGTCGGGCGCGCCGAACGTGTCGCAGCCGGGCCTGAACGGCGCGGGCGTGCTCAACCAGGGCTATGTCGAGGCGTCGAACGTGAACGTCGTGCAGGAGCTCGTCAACATGATTCAGACGCAGCGCGCGTACGAGATCAACAGCAAGGCCGTGACGACGTCCGACCAGATGCTGCAGACCGTCACGCAGATGAAGAGCTAA
- the flgB gene encoding flagellar basal body rod protein FlgB, which produces MLDKLDAEFAFGRQALDVRAYRQELLSSNIANADTPGYQARDVDFASTLARSLKQTGGALAPSNAAQLPMAQPAGVTSGMTMVSTAPGHMAGTVKLIPTGGPGDDYGRAQYRMPLQPSLDGNTVDLDVERVQFANNALHYETGMTVMTQQIKAMIAAISTNS; this is translated from the coding sequence ATGCTGGACAAACTCGATGCCGAATTCGCGTTCGGCCGACAGGCGCTCGATGTGCGCGCGTATCGGCAGGAACTGCTGTCGTCGAACATCGCGAACGCCGACACGCCGGGCTACCAGGCCCGCGACGTCGATTTCGCGTCGACGCTCGCGCGCTCGCTGAAGCAGACGGGCGGCGCGCTTGCGCCGAGCAACGCCGCGCAGCTGCCGATGGCGCAGCCGGCGGGCGTGACGAGCGGGATGACGATGGTGTCCACGGCGCCGGGCCACATGGCCGGCACCGTAAAGCTGATTCCGACCGGCGGCCCGGGCGACGACTACGGTCGTGCGCAGTACCGGATGCCGCTGCAGCCGTCGCTCGACGGCAACACGGTCGATCTCGACGTCGAGCGCGTGCAGTTCGCGAACAACGCGCTGCACTACGAAACCGGGATGACCGTGATGACCCAGCAGATCAAGGCGATGATCGCCGCGATCTCGACGAACTCGTAA
- the flgH gene encoding flagellar basal body L-ring protein FlgH: protein MKQVRLLPSASVRAACAVAVAALAGCAQIPRDPIIQQPMTAQPPMPMSMQAPGSIYNPGYAGRPLFEDQRPRNVGDILTIMIAENINATKSSGANTNRQGNTDFNVPTAGFLGGLFAKANLSATGANKFAATGGASAANTFNGTITVTVTNVLPNGNLVVSGEKQMLINQGNEFVRFSGVVNPNTISGANSVYSTQVADAKIEYSSKGYINEAETMGWLQRFFLNIAPW, encoded by the coding sequence ATGAAGCAGGTTCGCCTCCTCCCGTCAGCCTCCGTCCGCGCCGCGTGCGCGGTCGCGGTGGCCGCGCTCGCCGGTTGCGCGCAGATTCCGCGCGATCCGATCATCCAGCAGCCGATGACGGCGCAGCCGCCGATGCCGATGTCGATGCAGGCGCCCGGCTCGATCTACAACCCCGGCTACGCGGGCCGGCCGCTGTTCGAAGATCAGCGGCCGCGCAACGTCGGCGACATCCTGACGATCATGATCGCGGAAAACATCAACGCGACGAAGTCGTCGGGCGCGAACACGAACCGGCAGGGCAACACCGACTTCAACGTGCCGACGGCCGGCTTCCTCGGCGGCCTGTTCGCGAAGGCGAACCTGTCGGCGACCGGCGCGAACAAGTTCGCGGCGACCGGCGGCGCGAGCGCGGCGAACACGTTCAACGGCACGATCACGGTGACCGTCACCAACGTGCTGCCGAACGGCAACCTCGTCGTCAGCGGCGAGAAGCAGATGCTGATCAACCAAGGCAACGAATTCGTGCGCTTCTCGGGGGTCGTCAACCCGAACACGATCTCGGGCGCGAACTCCGTCTACTCGACGCAGGTCGCCGACGCGAAGATCGAATACTCGTCGAAGGGCTACATCAACGAAGCCGAGACGATGGGCTGGCTGCAGCGCTTCTTCCTCAACATCGCACCGTGGTGA
- a CDS encoding flagella synthesis protein FlgN, with amino-acid sequence MREELLATVNDEHATVEAFASLLAYEEKALTTPEPFEMLPGIVEKKTELIDRLAQLERMRDTQLSALGFPAGKKGMDQAAERDARLAGRWQLLLQAAERARQANATNGMLIRIRMDYNERALAVLRSAPAPAGVYGPDGRVSALMR; translated from the coding sequence ATGAGAGAAGAGCTGCTGGCCACGGTCAACGACGAACACGCGACGGTCGAAGCGTTCGCGTCCCTGCTCGCCTACGAGGAAAAGGCGCTGACGACACCCGAACCGTTCGAAATGCTGCCCGGCATCGTCGAGAAAAAGACCGAGCTGATCGATCGGCTCGCGCAGCTCGAGCGCATGCGCGACACGCAGTTGTCGGCACTCGGCTTTCCGGCCGGCAAGAAAGGGATGGACCAGGCCGCCGAGCGCGACGCGCGCCTCGCGGGCCGCTGGCAACTCCTGCTGCAGGCCGCCGAGCGCGCGCGCCAGGCCAATGCGACCAACGGGATGCTGATCCGGATCCGGATGGATTACAACGAACGCGCGCTTGCGGTGCTGCGCTCCGCGCCCGCGCCGGCCGGTGTCTACGGGCCCGACGGGCGCGTGTCGGCGCTGATGCGCTGA
- the flgM gene encoding flagellar biosynthesis anti-sigma factor FlgM, whose translation MKIDSTPNPSPLAPTGNGAARAQSGAASSTSAQAADAGSTGGDTTVNLSGLSGQLRSASASGSADIDTALVQSIKDALNNGTLTIDVNKIADGVLNTARDLLQQQRSPGN comes from the coding sequence GTGAAGATCGATTCCACTCCGAACCCGAGCCCCCTCGCGCCGACCGGCAACGGCGCGGCCCGCGCGCAATCCGGCGCGGCTTCGTCGACGTCCGCGCAGGCGGCCGACGCAGGATCGACCGGCGGCGACACGACCGTGAACCTGTCGGGTCTGTCCGGCCAGCTGCGTTCGGCGTCGGCCTCCGGCAGCGCCGACATCGACACGGCCCTCGTCCAGTCGATCAAGGACGCGCTGAACAACGGCACACTGACGATCGACGTGAACAAGATCGCCGACGGCGTACTGAATACCGCCCGCGACCTGCTGCAACAGCAGCGCTCGCCGGGCAACTGA
- the flgA gene encoding flagellar basal body P-ring formation chaperone FlgA, which yields MARSALREIAGRGMRVRRAFALAAVLWAAAPAAHADDGMIVIPGRGETAETALAHANAASGGRLGGNAGAVPDAVGNGAPAAAGAAVGGASGTIGAAGVGAGGGSGTARAAGMAAGADFRVAGATGAAAGSPVQPAGSMQVISVPAPASVPAPAPRSVSTAARANIANAGYGAPRAVDPAGVATVVAGAGAAEPAAAPARQALAARMAAARTVSPTPDARAPQPTQPGQQDPESIRRTALAFLQQQIAGLPGKTTATVAAAFPRGLAACTTLEPFLPTGARLWGRTTVGIRCAGERPWTVYLQAKVTVQATYYVAARQIAPGEPLTAADLVARDGDLTVLPLAVITDPAQAVGATALARIAAGLPLRQDMLKSAASVSAGQTVRVVAAGPGFTISAEGSALANAAPGQSVRVRMAAGQIVTAVVKDAGTVEIPL from the coding sequence ATGGCACGCAGCGCACTTCGCGAAATCGCCGGGCGCGGGATGCGCGTGCGCCGTGCGTTCGCGCTTGCCGCGGTGCTGTGGGCCGCGGCGCCGGCCGCACACGCGGACGACGGGATGATCGTGATTCCCGGCCGCGGCGAGACGGCCGAGACGGCGCTCGCGCATGCGAATGCGGCGAGCGGCGGGCGGCTCGGCGGGAACGCGGGCGCGGTTCCGGATGCGGTCGGAAATGGTGCGCCCGCTGCGGCCGGCGCGGCCGTGGGCGGTGCTTCCGGCACGATCGGCGCGGCCGGGGTTGGGGCAGGCGGTGGTTCCGGCACGGCTCGTGCCGCCGGGATGGCGGCGGGTGCCGATTTCCGCGTGGCCGGTGCCACCGGAGCGGCCGCCGGGTCGCCGGTGCAGCCAGCCGGATCCATGCAGGTGATCAGCGTTCCGGCGCCCGCGTCGGTACCGGCTCCGGCGCCGCGATCCGTCTCCACGGCAGCCCGCGCGAACATCGCGAACGCCGGCTACGGCGCGCCGCGCGCCGTCGATCCCGCCGGTGTCGCAACCGTCGTCGCCGGCGCCGGTGCGGCCGAACCCGCGGCGGCTCCCGCACGGCAGGCGCTCGCCGCCCGCATGGCCGCCGCACGCACAGTTTCACCCACGCCGGACGCTCGCGCGCCGCAACCGACGCAACCCGGCCAGCAAGACCCGGAGTCGATCCGGCGCACGGCGCTCGCGTTCCTCCAGCAGCAGATCGCCGGGCTGCCCGGCAAGACGACCGCGACGGTTGCCGCCGCATTTCCGCGCGGGCTCGCCGCGTGCACGACGCTGGAGCCGTTCCTGCCGACCGGCGCGCGACTATGGGGCCGCACGACCGTCGGCATCCGCTGCGCGGGCGAGCGGCCATGGACGGTCTACCTGCAAGCGAAGGTGACGGTGCAGGCCACGTATTACGTCGCCGCGCGGCAGATCGCCCCCGGCGAGCCGCTGACCGCCGCCGACCTCGTCGCGCGCGACGGCGACCTGACGGTGCTGCCGCTCGCAGTCATCACCGATCCGGCGCAGGCGGTCGGCGCGACGGCGCTGGCCAGGATCGCGGCCGGGTTGCCGCTGCGGCAGGACATGCTGAAGAGCGCCGCGTCGGTGTCGGCCGGCCAGACGGTGCGGGTCGTCGCGGCCGGGCCGGGCTTCACGATCTCGGCCGAGGGCAGCGCGCTCGCGAATGCGGCGCCCGGCCAGTCGGTGCGGGTCAGGATGGCCGCCGGGCAGATCGTCACCGCGGTCGTCAAGGACGCGGGGACCGTGGAAATTCCGCTGTAG
- the flgD gene encoding flagellar hook assembly protein FlgD, producing MTSTSTTIGSNGTNVSTLPTDTMNTNNVSTTGTSASDLQATFLKLLVTQLQNQDPTSPVDSSQMTSQLAQINTVSGIAQLNTSLTSLSTQLAAGQQTQAALLIGTNVLAPGNSVGVKSGAASPFGVSLSTDVSNLTITVKNKSGAVVNTINAGKQSAGTVPFNWTPTDAAGNALPDGTYTVSAQYTGSDGKTYAPTVLTAATVQSVIKQADGTAGLVLSNGSTVGLTQVASIFPNTASSSGGTNTTN from the coding sequence ATGACATCCACCAGCACGACGATCGGCAGCAACGGCACCAACGTGTCGACGCTGCCGACCGACACGATGAACACCAACAACGTGTCGACGACCGGCACGTCGGCGAGCGACCTGCAGGCAACGTTCCTGAAGCTGCTCGTCACGCAGCTGCAGAACCAGGACCCCACGAGCCCGGTCGACAGCTCGCAGATGACGTCGCAGCTCGCGCAGATCAACACGGTGAGCGGCATCGCGCAGCTGAACACGTCGCTCACGTCGCTGTCGACGCAGCTCGCGGCCGGCCAGCAGACGCAGGCCGCGCTGCTGATCGGCACCAACGTGCTCGCGCCGGGCAACAGCGTCGGCGTGAAGAGCGGCGCGGCGTCGCCGTTCGGCGTGTCGCTCTCGACCGACGTGTCGAACCTGACGATCACCGTGAAGAACAAGTCGGGCGCGGTCGTCAACACGATCAACGCGGGCAAGCAGTCGGCCGGCACGGTGCCGTTCAACTGGACGCCGACGGACGCGGCCGGCAACGCGCTGCCGGACGGCACGTACACCGTCAGCGCGCAGTACACGGGCAGCGACGGCAAGACATACGCGCCGACCGTGCTCACGGCCGCGACCGTGCAGAGCGTAATCAAGCAGGCCGACGGCACGGCGGGGCTCGTGCTGTCGAACGGCTCGACCGTGGGGCTGACCCAGGTCGCGTCGATTTTCCCGAACACCGCGTCGTCGTCCGGCGGCACGAACACCACCAACTGA
- the flgF gene encoding flagellar basal-body rod protein FlgF — protein MDRLIYTAMTGASQSLDQQAIVANNLANASTTGFRAQLATYRAVPMNFGDGSNVDPTTTRTYVLASTPGADYAPGPITRTGNPLDVAVQGAGWLAVQTADGGEAYTRAGNLHVDENGQLVNASNLPVIGNGGPISVPPNAEVTIGKDGTVSALMPGDPPTAVAIVDQMKLVNPDPATLTRGNDGLFRTADGNPADADPAVVVTPNSLEGSNVNPVTAMVAMIDNARAFQLQSKLIQTADQNEQSANQLLNFS, from the coding sequence ATGGACCGACTGATCTACACGGCGATGACGGGCGCGTCGCAGTCGCTCGACCAGCAGGCGATCGTCGCGAACAACCTCGCGAACGCATCGACGACGGGCTTTCGTGCGCAGCTCGCGACGTACCGCGCGGTGCCGATGAATTTCGGCGACGGCAGCAACGTCGACCCGACGACGACGCGCACCTACGTGCTCGCGTCGACGCCGGGTGCGGACTATGCGCCGGGTCCGATCACGCGCACCGGCAACCCGCTCGATGTCGCGGTGCAGGGCGCCGGCTGGCTGGCGGTGCAGACGGCCGACGGCGGCGAGGCGTACACGCGCGCGGGCAATCTGCACGTCGACGAGAACGGCCAGCTCGTCAACGCGAGCAACCTGCCGGTGATCGGCAACGGCGGACCGATCTCGGTGCCGCCGAACGCGGAAGTGACGATCGGCAAGGACGGCACGGTGTCCGCGCTGATGCCGGGCGACCCGCCGACCGCGGTCGCGATCGTCGACCAGATGAAGCTCGTGAATCCCGACCCGGCCACGCTCACGCGCGGCAACGATGGGCTGTTCCGCACCGCCGACGGCAATCCTGCGGATGCCGACCCGGCCGTGGTCGTCACGCCGAACTCGCTCGAAGGCAGCAACGTGAATCCGGTGACCGCGATGGTCGCGATGATCGACAACGCACGGGCGTTCCAGCTGCAGTCGAAGCTGATCCAGACGGCCGACCAGAACGAGCAGTCGGCGAACCAGCTGCTCAACTTCAGCTGA
- the flgJ gene encoding flagellar assembly peptidoglycan hydrolase FlgJ — translation MSANLPNANDLTQRFALDVQGFDALRAQAKQSPQAGAKAVAGQFDAMFTQMMLKSMRDASPDGGLLDSHTSKMYTSMLDQQLAQQMSKRGIGVADALMKQLLRNAGQGTGADTTADAGAAGLGAADFGASGNEGSLAAMNAMAKAYANAANNGALAGARGYSAGSALTPPVKGASGVQDADAFVDRLAGAAQAASATTGIPARFIVGQAALESGWGKREIRASDGSTSYNVFGIKANKGWTGRTVSALTTEYVNGTPRRVVAKFRAYDSYEHAMTDYANLLKNNPRYAGVLSASRSVEGFAHGLQKAGYATDPNYAKKLISIMQQIG, via the coding sequence ATGTCAGCGAACCTTCCGAACGCAAACGACCTCACGCAGCGCTTCGCGCTCGACGTGCAGGGTTTCGATGCGCTGCGCGCGCAGGCGAAGCAGTCGCCGCAGGCCGGCGCGAAGGCGGTGGCCGGCCAGTTCGACGCGATGTTCACGCAGATGATGCTCAAGAGCATGCGCGACGCATCGCCCGACGGCGGGCTGCTCGATTCGCACACGTCGAAGATGTACACGTCGATGCTCGACCAGCAGCTCGCGCAGCAAATGTCGAAGCGCGGGATCGGCGTCGCCGACGCGCTGATGAAGCAGTTGCTGCGCAACGCGGGGCAGGGAACCGGCGCTGACACGACCGCGGACGCCGGCGCGGCCGGGCTCGGCGCGGCCGACTTCGGTGCGTCCGGCAACGAAGGCAGCCTCGCCGCGATGAACGCGATGGCGAAGGCCTACGCGAACGCGGCGAACAACGGCGCGCTCGCCGGTGCGCGCGGCTACTCGGCCGGCAGCGCGCTGACGCCGCCGGTCAAGGGTGCGAGCGGCGTGCAGGACGCCGACGCATTCGTCGATCGTCTCGCGGGCGCCGCGCAGGCGGCGAGCGCGACCACCGGGATTCCGGCGCGCTTCATCGTCGGCCAGGCCGCGCTCGAATCGGGCTGGGGCAAGCGCGAGATCCGCGCGAGCGACGGCTCGACGAGCTACAACGTGTTCGGCATCAAGGCGAACAAGGGCTGGACCGGCCGCACGGTGTCGGCATTGACGACCGAATACGTGAACGGCACGCCGCGCCGCGTCGTCGCGAAATTCCGCGCGTACGATTCGTACGAGCATGCGATGACCGACTATGCGAACCTGCTGAAGAACAACCCGCGCTACGCGGGCGTGCTCAGCGCAAGCCGCAGCGTCGAGGGTTTCGCGCACGGGCTCCAGAAAGCCGGCTACGCGACCGACCCGAATTACGCGAAGAAGCTGATCTCGATCATGCAGCAGATCGGCTGA
- a CDS encoding flagellar basal body P-ring protein FlgI, whose translation MAQPLFHRLPLRASRALAAAFVLAACVLGAAPAHAERLKDLAQIQGVRDNPLIGYGLVVGLDGTGDQTMQTPFTTQTLANMLANLGISINNGSANGGPSSLNNMQLKNVAAVMVTATLPPFARPGEALDVTVSSLGNAKSLRGGTLLLTPLKGADGQVYALAQGNMAVGGAGASANGSRVQVNQLAAGRIVGGAIVERSVPNAVAQMNGVLQLQLNDMDYGTAQRIVSAVNSSFGPGTATALDGRTIQLAAPADSAQQVAFMARLQNLDVSPDKAAAKVILNARTGSIVMNQMVTLQSCAVAHGNLSVIVNTQPVVSQPGPFSNGQTVVAQQSQIQLKQDNGALKMVTAGANLADVVKALNTLGATPADLMSILQAMKAAGALRADLEII comes from the coding sequence ATGGCGCAGCCTCTTTTCCACCGCCTGCCGCTGCGCGCGTCCCGTGCGCTGGCCGCCGCGTTCGTGCTGGCCGCGTGCGTGCTCGGCGCCGCGCCCGCGCACGCGGAGCGCCTGAAGGATCTCGCGCAGATCCAGGGCGTGCGCGACAACCCGCTGATCGGCTACGGCCTTGTCGTCGGCCTCGACGGCACGGGCGACCAGACGATGCAGACGCCGTTCACGACGCAGACGCTCGCGAACATGCTCGCGAACCTCGGCATCTCGATCAACAACGGTTCGGCGAACGGCGGCCCGTCGTCGCTGAACAACATGCAGCTGAAGAACGTCGCGGCGGTGATGGTGACCGCCACGCTGCCGCCGTTCGCGCGGCCCGGCGAGGCGCTCGACGTGACGGTGTCGTCGCTCGGCAACGCGAAAAGCCTGCGCGGCGGCACGCTGCTGCTCACGCCGCTGAAGGGCGCGGACGGGCAGGTGTATGCGCTCGCGCAGGGCAACATGGCCGTAGGCGGCGCGGGCGCGAGCGCGAACGGCAGCCGCGTGCAGGTGAACCAGCTCGCGGCCGGCCGGATCGTCGGCGGCGCGATCGTCGAGCGGTCGGTGCCGAACGCGGTCGCGCAGATGAACGGCGTGCTGCAGCTGCAACTGAACGACATGGACTACGGCACCGCGCAGCGGATCGTGTCGGCGGTCAATTCGAGCTTCGGCCCCGGCACCGCGACGGCGCTCGACGGCCGCACGATCCAGCTCGCGGCGCCGGCGGATTCCGCGCAGCAGGTTGCGTTCATGGCGCGGCTGCAGAACCTCGACGTGAGTCCGGACAAGGCCGCCGCGAAGGTGATCCTGAACGCGCGCACAGGCTCGATCGTGATGAACCAGATGGTCACGCTGCAAAGCTGCGCGGTCGCGCACGGCAACCTGTCGGTGATCGTCAACACGCAGCCGGTGGTGTCGCAGCCGGGGCCGTTCTCGAACGGGCAGACGGTGGTCGCGCAGCAGTCGCAGATCCAGTTGAAGCAGGACAACGGCGCGCTGAAGATGGTGACGGCCGGCGCGAATCTCGCCGACGTCGTGAAGGCGCTGAACACGCTCGGCGCGACGCCGGCGGACCTGATGTCGATCCTGCAGGCGATGAAGGCGGCCGGCGCGCTGCGCGCCGATCTGGAGATCATCTAA
- the flgC gene encoding flagellar basal body rod protein FlgC yields MPSLMNIFGVAGSALSAQSQRLNVTASNLANADSATGPDGKPYKAKQVVFATDPIGGARTASGQGVGGVRVTKVVDDPSPMKSTYDPANPAADANGYVQMPNVDPVQEMVNMISASRSYQANVETLNTAKTLMLKTLTIGS; encoded by the coding sequence ATGCCCTCGTTGATGAACATCTTCGGCGTCGCCGGTTCGGCGCTGTCCGCGCAATCGCAGCGGCTGAACGTTACCGCGTCGAACCTCGCGAACGCCGACAGCGCGACCGGCCCTGACGGCAAGCCGTACAAGGCCAAGCAGGTCGTGTTCGCGACCGATCCGATCGGCGGCGCACGCACCGCGTCAGGCCAGGGCGTCGGCGGCGTGCGCGTGACGAAGGTCGTCGACGATCCGTCGCCGATGAAGTCGACTTACGACCCGGCAAACCCCGCCGCCGACGCGAACGGCTACGTGCAGATGCCGAACGTCGATCCGGTGCAGGAAATGGTGAACATGATCTCGGCGTCGCGCTCGTACCAGGCCAACGTCGAGACGCTGAACACCGCGAAGACGCTGATGTTGAAGACGCTGACGATCGGCTCGTAA
- the flgE gene encoding flagellar hook protein FlgE — MGYQQGLSGLAGASNALDVIGNNIANANTVGFKSSTAQFSDMYANSVATSVNTQIGIGTGLASVQQQFGQGTINTTNSSLDVAINGNGFFQMSNNGVTTYSRDGTFQRDKNGFIVDSQGRNLMGYTANAGGVINTAQTVPLQAPTTNIAPTATTKISAQFNLNSQDTVPTKTPFNAADTTTYNYSTSIQVYDSLGGSQAVNMYFVKSAAGTWEAYAGVQGGTTTDLGTVTFDSSGAIQSTTTGTPATPTASLGQFQFTVPTTDGSATPQQLTLDMTGTTQYGGKDGVNNLAQDGYASGTLTTFSIGADGKLTGNYSNGQTAVLGQIVLANFNNPNGLVNLGGNQYAESSASGVPQISSPGSTNHGSLQGSALENSNVDLTSQLVNLITAQRNYQANAQTIKTQQTVDQTLINL; from the coding sequence ATGGGTTATCAACAAGGTCTGAGCGGCCTCGCCGGCGCATCGAACGCGCTCGACGTGATCGGCAACAACATCGCGAACGCGAACACGGTCGGCTTCAAGTCGAGTACCGCGCAGTTCTCCGACATGTATGCGAACTCGGTTGCGACGTCGGTCAACACGCAGATCGGGATCGGTACGGGGCTCGCATCGGTGCAGCAGCAGTTCGGCCAGGGCACGATCAACACGACGAACTCGTCGCTCGACGTCGCGATCAACGGCAACGGCTTCTTCCAGATGTCGAACAACGGCGTGACGACGTATTCGCGCGACGGCACGTTCCAGCGCGACAAGAACGGCTTCATCGTCGACTCGCAAGGCCGTAACCTGATGGGCTACACGGCCAACGCGGGCGGCGTGATCAACACCGCGCAGACCGTGCCGCTGCAGGCGCCGACCACCAATATCGCGCCGACCGCGACGACCAAGATCTCGGCCCAGTTCAACCTGAACTCGCAGGACACGGTGCCGACCAAGACGCCGTTCAACGCGGCCGACACCACGACGTACAACTATTCGACGTCGATCCAGGTGTACGACTCGCTCGGCGGGTCGCAGGCGGTCAACATGTACTTCGTGAAGTCCGCGGCCGGCACGTGGGAAGCGTACGCGGGGGTGCAGGGCGGCACGACGACGGACCTCGGCACGGTCACGTTCGATTCGTCGGGCGCGATCCAGAGCACGACGACGGGCACGCCGGCCACGCCGACCGCATCGCTCGGCCAGTTCCAGTTCACCGTGCCGACCACCGACGGCTCGGCGACGCCGCAGCAGCTCACGCTCGACATGACCGGCACCACGCAGTACGGCGGCAAGGACGGCGTGAACAACCTCGCGCAGGACGGCTATGCGAGCGGCACGCTGACGACGTTCTCGATCGGCGCCGACGGCAAGCTGACCGGCAACTACTCGAACGGCCAGACCGCGGTGCTCGGCCAGATCGTGCTCGCGAACTTCAACAACCCGAACGGGCTCGTCAACCTCGGCGGTAACCAGTACGCCGAATCGTCGGCGTCGGGCGTGCCGCAGATTTCGTCGCCGGGCAGCACGAACCACGGTTCGCTGCAGGGCAGCGCGCTCGAGAACTCGAACGTCGACCTGACGTCGCAGCTCGTCAACCTGATCACCGCGCAGCGCAACTACCAGGCTAACGCGCAGACGATCAAGACGCAGCAGACCGTCGACCAGACGCTCATCAACCTGTAA